The Rosa rugosa chromosome 3, drRosRugo1.1, whole genome shotgun sequence sequence CATCCCGTAGAAGAATGCGACTATATTGATCAACTATATCAGGATGTAAGAAACGCTTTGCGAACCACCTAGGCATCAAGAAAGCTATCACTCAGAAATGCATCTAAAATAAGCCAACTTCTAATACAAATGAAATGATTGAAGGCATGAAGATAAGTCATGTGTaccattttgtttgattgacTACAGACACATAAATGACAAGATCATTCCATTGAAATTGCTTCCACTCATCAACGTTACCATCATAATGAAAAAGCATCACAACAAAACCACTTGACAAAAACTGCATTACGGTGTATAAGATCAAACACAAAGCCAATTCAATAGAATGTCAATGCAATATAATCTATTAAATATCACATTCCAACTATGAAAAAGGCATGAAACATCAAAtaacataattataaaaatttcaaatcagcaaCAGTTTAACAGTTCAGTAGTTCAAGAACTTGGAAACTTTGAAACATTCTTTATGAGTtttcatgccaaagccaatgagtctagaagaaaaaaaaattagaagtgGATCGAGATTGGATTAATATTTTGAAGAGATTGAGAGAGTCGGAGCCTTTACTAAATTTGGGAGATTGGAGGGATTGGAATCGAAGAGCCAATGGATCTGCATGAGGCATTTTTTGTGAGAGAGGAGTTGGTTTCTTTATCTTCATATTACTTAAATATCTTCTAGCCTAGATGATCCTACTTGGTGATCAATAGCTAATGCAAGTCCAAAAGGCAATCATAAATGTAAATAGATTTCTGTATCCAATTGACATACAGTAAATATTTCAAAAAACTGCAAAAATTTCTGCCTTTATTGAGTACCTATCTCAATAATTGGTCAAAAATCAGATATCAACTATGTCTTTAGCTCATTTCTACATTAGATGGATGTATAAAgtgatatacatatatataacaatATAATTGGCAAGAGGAAAAAATAATTACTTACCAGGAAAACAGAATCCCTAGCAGCAAGAGCAGCTATATCAGCACAAGAAACAAACCCTCCCACATTTGCTATGAGCTAGCTCACGGAGGTCATTGATGATTTCGAAGGCCGTGGCCCTCAAACTCAGGTTTGGAGGTGCCTCCTGCTCACTTGGACCACTCGCTGATCCATCAAGCAAAACTGACCCATCACATCCCTGCAATATCAATATTTATTCAATTTGACATGTACGCATTATATATCGGTCTCAACGCTCCCAATCAAAAGTCTCACCAACTCTTTTTTTAAAAGGTAGGACTAAAATTAACTCAGTGACTGACATAAACCATCTGATTATGTGCAACCCAGTGCTACTGAAAACGGCAAAGTGCAACTTCAAAACAAAAGAATCGGAATGCCCAAAAACTAACACGATCAAACCAGTTTCCGGCAACAATTACAGTTCAAATTTTACTTCAACAATTAAACATGGGCTTACCTTGATGGTGAGGTCGAGAGGGAGAGCCCAGGAGATGGAGTTGTGCTTGGAGGCTCGTCGTCTCGCCGAGCTCTTACCGGCCTCGAGGAGCACCGATCCCAACTGCAGGGCGCGATCAATGAGCTTGATCTGATCGGTGTCGGAGTCACGGGAGTCGAGGATCCACTCGAAGGAGAGATCGATGGTGAAGGGCGGCGAGTCGGAGAAGTCGAGGAAGGTCTTAAGGAGTTGCGGTCAAGGAGGTTGGGATGGTAAGGgtttgtggagagagagagattttggtaAAGGGTTGAATCTGAACGGATAACATATTAACGGAAGGGAGGGAACGAGAGCCAGcagtggcagtttttgtaattaagtttaactttagtggtaggttgttaataggtgaccttaattatcaggGGGACATTTGTGGTGTCTGGATTATCATAAAgtactttaaaatgacctcttttatcatcgTCCCTAAATAAAATTCTGCAAGAAAATAAATACCAAATATTTGtttgggttcttgacccaaagcactaaaattgaccaaaattatctcacttaccccagcaacagatttttagtctcactaacccaatttaaagagaaatgacaaaTATGACCTCAGCCTAATTAATTAACTACAGTCATGCCACTGTCTCTCCTCCCCGATGCAcagctctctctcccctctctctctctcttcccccagATTCTGAACCTGACGCCTCCGGCATGGCGAGGAATCGGAATTCTCGCGACAGCGTTGCAGGTCGTCATTCTCGAGTCCGGCACCCCGAGGAATCAGAATTCTCGCTCTCCGATCTGTACTGTTTCAgcactctctctcatccctctcacTAGATCTGCATCGGCGTACTCGTCGGAGGCTCAAAGTGAGGGACCATGGTGGCCGGAGCACGGTACCTCACGACCTCACCTTATCCGTGCCAGCTGGTCCGCCGTGATCAGTTCCCGGACCTTGGCCAGAACCTTCGGGTGCGAGTCGAGCGACGCCACCACCCACAACAGCGATACGTGAAGGAGTCCTGAGCAGCAAATAGAAAGTCCAATAGGTGAGCGCCGACGAATTGGGCTAGATATGGCTTGATAGGGATGAAGAATTGAAGGATGAGCAGCTTGTTTCGATATTCTCAGAGTGCAAGAAAGCAtagagcattttttttttttagactgtGGGCATAAAGCCAGAAAtgcaagaaggaaaaaaaaaagttgtattgcggggcaatagactttttgaattgatgtaatctcctcttttttttcttctatcaaaagttttatttatctaatttagAAATATCAGTTCCCATTTCGGTGATCGAAACGTCTATTAGggtgcaatagacgtctactacccatctattggggggcaatagacgtctattgggggcaataaacctttccggtgatttatgagatctccgacgacctctttaggGACTTTCAGGGAGGTTTTCAGGAAAATCCGGTCGGCAGCGGCGgctggtgaccggaatccgacagCTGGTGACATGAATCCGCGCGACCGGTGACCGAAATCCGACAACCGGTGACggagctccggcgaagtctcctatggtttctctctcttctattttctctttctttctctctctaagtaacacaTGGGTGaaggtaaaatggtattaaaaattttaaaaaaaaaaaaaaactttatggggtatcttccttagagtgttttgggtaaggagaaattaaaaaaacttaatgggataagtgagaaaaaaaatctctaaaaattgggtaaattgacaaaaaccctattttttattcatatttatttttggatAACAGAATAATTAAACCAGTTTTGAGTTTTGTCTTGTTCAAGAGAAAATTTTCGACCATTTtcttaaaaattgaaatttatttATCCTAACTTCATACTTTACTTCAAATGGCTCTCCATAACAgagtgattcttgcgtggggcagccgcaccgccacgtggtgcggcgtGGCGATGCGGCAGGCCAATCATTCCcctagcaggggggtattttgggtatttcacatttaaaaaccagggacaatttcggaacaaagacaaaaatttctgagatttgattgggcagccgcaccgtacacgtggtgcggctacccgcacctaagaattggccCTCCATAACATCCATTTTTGTGTTGAATGAAAAGACAAATTTTTCTGTTTAATTTTCTCTCTCGAGCTCCAAAAAACTCGGCCGGCTTGGTCAAGGGTTTGCGACGTCCTCCTCGTCCAGCGGCTCTCATGGTTTGCGTCAGTCCGCCACGTCGTTAAtgggttgctgccggacgggtgtttGATCACTATTTGCCTGAGTCTTGTGGGATGTGGTTTGGCTTAGGGTCTGGCTTGATGGTCTAACTATGAGCATCAGACGAAATCTTGAGTGCGTGTGGGCGGTGGCATGGCGTGGGTCGGCATAGTGGGGGCACCTCCAGGATCGGCTGCATCTTGGGAGGATGGGTTCGATGCGGCCTGGCTCTATCGGGCTTCGACGTGGGTGCGATGGTGAGTCCGATGTGGAATTGAGGAGGCGAGATCTGGCTCTGGATCGGTGGTGAGGTCCGGTGCTGGATTGTGGCGGCGAAGTCCGGCGCTAGGTAGCGGAGGTCGACGAACAGTGTGGCTGGCGATTGAATTTGGGCTCGGGTCAGGCTTTCTTGTTGGGCCTGCGTCGGGCCTTCTCTTGGGCTGTGTGGACTGCTAGTTTTGGGCTGGTTTTTGCTCTAGGCCCTCTATTTTAGTTTAGTCTTTTTGATTAAAATAATTCCATACTTTGTTAGGGAGCTATGCTTATAGTTTTTAGTGAGCGTCATTTAGTCTAGTGTACTCGGCCTATTTGCTATGTAGTAATTAATAGTCTATAGGCTTCATTTCGGAGCATAgaaccgtcaaatgattggacctaatctatgtatcactgtgctactaccacaaactctttatctaccccttgatggtagagggaggatatgtaatggcccttTCTGGCTTTCGATGAATGATAGTCACCCTATTTgggtttgttaaaaaaaaaaatactttacTTCAAATGAGCTTTTATGAACGACAATTATATTCATAACAAATGTAAGCAAACGAATTATGTACACAATAACTCGTTCTTGTTTGGGAAAACCAGAAAGGAGATCAGTAACCATGTAACATCACTTTCAGCTATAAATCGTTTTGTAGAACAAGTTGAACAATCGGAAACAATAAGTTACAAATATTGAAACTAGTACAACCTATATTTCTTCTATACCCATGTAGAGATGTAACTAGAGACAATCAACTTCCATCGTATTAAGCGATGCACTGTGAAAATACTTTTATACGCTAAGAATTCAAAACTGAGCTAACAATACAAACATAATAAGTGATCTATAACGTGCACAAACGAGTCATGGTTTATCAACATGGTAATGACTCAACACAAATCACGCAGACCACCATATTGATCAATAATATCATAAACGAATCCTAGTCACACCGCCACAGTGATCAAGAATAACATAAACAAACTCTAGTCACACCAACTATGAAAAGCGATCTACATTTTTGCAACTCAATAGCAAAAACATACATATTCGGTCGAAATTCATATGGGGCACCAACCGTTCCAAATGCTGACAATCATAGCCACCTATGAGCCATCGACCATATGAGGCACTGGCGGAAAGTCTCACTGTAACAATCCAACCGCGTTTTTTAACCTCTCAGGCTATAGAGCCTTAGTTAAAAAAGATTTTATTACTGACAAAACTAAACAATAATCACACGTGACACCAGTACAATAGCGCAAGAGATGACTTCTACCCTAATGGCAATAAAAAAAATCCAACCAACTTAATTTACACGGTTCGCTATCAATCGAGTCACATTAAAGTTCATAAACTTTAAATTTTAAATCGTGAATCACTTGATTAGCTTATCGATGTTTGTtggcaaaaaacaaaaaatgaagtGTAAATGAACATGGTATTATGTTCATCAATAGAACGAAAAaaggcaacaaaaaaaaaatacaaggtGAGACCTTGTGAGAGCAACCgagaaagaagagaaggaagagagagaaaaacaaaagaaagaaggaagaaatagAGCAGCGATCGAGCTACACAGAGAGAGGTGAGAGAGCCTATGTTCGAATATAAATCAGCAgcaccaaaaaaacaaaattagataaaaataaaaaaaccccaaaatttcaaaaaaagaaaaaaaaaaaagaagaggaagagcgaGAAAGCGAAAGGCAAAGCTCGCAAGTCAGTGAGGTTCGATTTCCCTCTGCAAATTCGTCAAGCTCGTTAAGGTCAGAGTTCAATCAATCTCCAAAAGCCctctcacactctctctcccccaAACCCTTTCactatttcaatttctcttttttttttttttttttggcgctTCATTTGTTTATCTGCAAATCCCAATTTCTATCTGCAATTCGAGCTCTGTTTCGCCGGACTCACTGATCTCATTCCCCGGACTTCAAATTTCAAGTCTTGAAGTTCGGAGCTCGCCAATTGCGCGAATTCAATACTGGGTTTGCATTGGCGCGGCGGTGCAATTCAAGTTTGGGAGGAACTCCGGACCCGAATTTGTGGTGATTCGGACTTAGGGTTTTTGATTTGTATTGGTTTTCGATGAATTGAGCTAGGTGTGTTGTGGGTTTGAtctttagggttttgggattgAGGAGATGGGATTTGGTTTTGCATTGTGTGGATTGTGGGCGGGACAATTCGGGGTTGTTTGGAAAGAAGGTTAACGGTAGTCTCATTTGAgattggggtttttttttaattttattttactttttttatttttgggggTTTCTGGACTGTGGCTCTGTTTGGTGTGATATGCAGAGTGTTAAGAATTGATTTGAAATGAATGATATGGGGGAGTGCAAGTTCTGGTTTTTTTCGAGATAGGAGTAACAGTAATTTGGGGGTTGCTGGGGGATTTGTAAAGTATTGTGGATGGTGTATGAATCTGTTTGTTGAGAAATGCAACCTCAGCAGTTGTCGAGGATCGATTTGGGTGATTTGAGAGCTCAGTTAGTGAAGAGGATCGGGCCTGAGAAGTCGAAACGATACTTTTATTACTTGAACAAGTTGTTGAGTCAGAAGCTGAGCAAGAAAGAGTTTGATAAGTTGTGCCACCGCGTGTTAGGAAGTGAAAACTTGCCGCTGCACAATCATTTTATACTGTCAATCTTGAAGAATGCATGCCAAGGCAAGATCCCGCCACCAGTTCATTCATCAGGTCCTGCAAAACCTGGGGTGCAAGCTGCAAACAGTTCTCCGAGTAGGGAAGATGGGCACGAACAAAGTGGGAACCTTTTCCCAAATCAGAATCAAAATGTGTCTGTTTGGTCTAATGGGGTTTTGCCTGTGTCCCCAAGGAAGGGGAGGTCCGCTATACGTGAGCGGAAGCTAAGGGATAGGCCTAGCCCACTTGGACCAAATGGGAAGGTAGACAGTGTGTCACATCCATCCACAGGTTCAGAGGATAGTGGCAGTAAGATTATCACGGAGAATGGGGATGCAAATCCATTTGATTATCAGAGACCAATGCAGCATCTTCAACCAGTTGCCGAGCTACCTGAACGTGAAAGAGATGGTGCAGTCAGGCGACCCACAGGAAAACCACAGATACTCAGCAATCAGGCCAACTTTGCAGTTATGGAAGATGGGGAAGAGGCGGAACAATCAAACCGTTTGAGTTTCTCCAGAAGTCCTCTTCTTGCTCCACTTGGGATCCCATTATACTCAGCCAGTGTAGGTGGGGCCCGCAAAGCTATTCCGGTGGGTAGCAGCTGTGATTTTGTTAGCTATTATGACAGTGGGGTTTTGTCTGATACGGAGACCCTGAGAAACCGTATGGAGCAGATTGCTGCAGCACAAGGTGTTGGAGGTGTTTCTATGGAATGTGCCAATATGTTAAATAATGTGTTGGATGTGTACTTAAAGCGATTGATCAAATCCTGTGTTGAGCTGGTGGGATCAAGGTCTGGTTTAGAGCCAAGAAAGAATGCTGCACCAAAGCAGCAGATTCAAGGAAAGGTTATTAATGGCATGTGGCCAAGCAATCACCCGCATATGCAGGGCAGCAATGGGCCCTTGGAAGTTTCACAGGAGGAAAGACCGCAGCGCTCAATATCTTTGCTTGATTTTAAGGTTGCAATGGAGCTAAATCCACAGCAACTTGGAGAAGACTGGCCATTGCTGCTGGAGAAGATTTGTATGCAGTCATTTGAGGAATGAAACATCATTAAGAAGATACCCTTCATCCCAAAGTTGTGGTTGGGTCGGTCTGTTCCAGTTCGAAGTCCTGACGATGGTTGTTCGAGATCATTGATACAACTAATTCCATTCACATTGTCAGGATGGACCAGATGGTTCCTAAGTGGGTAAAGTTCCAGTTCTTCCAAAATGAAATCATCTGTTCAAGC is a genomic window containing:
- the LOC133739095 gene encoding uncharacterized protein LOC133739095 produces the protein MQPQQLSRIDLGDLRAQLVKRIGPEKSKRYFYYLNKLLSQKLSKKEFDKLCHRVLGSENLPLHNHFILSILKNACQGKIPPPVHSSGPAKPGVQAANSSPSREDGHEQSGNLFPNQNQNVSVWSNGVLPVSPRKGRSAIRERKLRDRPSPLGPNGKVDSVSHPSTGSEDSGSKIITENGDANPFDYQRPMQHLQPVAELPERERDGAVRRPTGKPQILSNQANFAVMEDGEEAEQSNRLSFSRSPLLAPLGIPLYSASVGGARKAIPVGSSCDFVSYYDSGVLSDTETLRNRMEQIAAAQGVGGVSMECANMLNNVLDVYLKRLIKSCVELVGSRSGLEPRKNAAPKQQIQGKVINGMWPSNHPHMQGSNGPLEVSQEERPQRSISLLDFKVAMELNPQQLGEDWPLLLEKICMQSFEE